The following proteins come from a genomic window of Dongia rigui:
- a CDS encoding aldose epimerase family protein — translation MAHAPFGKMDDGATVNEIRLGAGALGLSILTHGARIHGLTFQGRPRVLGFANIADYLTHAVYAGAVAGRYANRIAGGRFSLDGKSYQLPCNERGRTHLHGGMRGFAHRNWDIVEADDTHVTLTLVSPDGEEGYPGTLQTYCTYSLDGNDVRITLTATTDAPTIINLATHSYFNLDGSGDILGHRLTIPADHYLPVDDDLIPTGAIADVSGTAFDFRTPTAVGARGQRYDHNFVLSKERQSEPRLAASLEGPQSRTRLDVLSTEPGLQFYDGGYLAGGGFGAHGGLCLEPQVFPNAPNEPGFSKATLRPGETYRQVTLYRFSEI, via the coding sequence ATGGCACACGCTCCCTTCGGCAAGATGGATGACGGTGCCACGGTCAACGAGATACGCCTTGGCGCCGGGGCGCTCGGCTTAAGCATCCTTACCCATGGCGCGCGCATCCACGGCTTGACCTTTCAGGGCAGGCCGCGTGTCCTCGGCTTTGCAAACATTGCCGATTACCTGACCCACGCCGTCTATGCCGGCGCCGTCGCCGGACGCTATGCCAACCGCATCGCCGGCGGGCGTTTCTCGCTCGATGGCAAAAGCTATCAACTGCCCTGCAATGAACGCGGGCGCACGCATCTCCATGGCGGCATGCGCGGTTTCGCGCATCGCAACTGGGACATCGTCGAGGCGGACGACACCCATGTAACCCTGACCCTCGTCTCGCCAGATGGCGAGGAAGGCTACCCGGGCACGCTTCAGACGTACTGCACCTATAGCCTCGACGGCAATGACGTGCGCATCACGCTCACCGCCACGACCGACGCGCCGACCATCATCAACCTCGCCACCCACAGCTATTTCAACCTCGATGGCAGCGGCGACATTCTGGGGCATCGCCTGACGATCCCGGCCGACCATTATCTGCCGGTCGATGACGATCTCATTCCGACCGGTGCCATCGCTGATGTCAGCGGCACCGCCTTCGACTTCCGGACACCCACCGCCGTGGGTGCGCGCGGCCAACGCTACGATCACAATTTTGTCTTGAGCAAAGAACGCCAGAGCGAACCGCGCCTTGCCGCCAGCCTTGAAGGCCCGCAAAGCCGCACGCGCCTCGATGTGCTCTCGACCGAGCCCGGGCTCCAATTCTACGACGGCGGTTATCTCGCAGGCGGTGGCTTTGGCGCCCATGGCGGTCTATGTCTTGAACCGCAGGTGTTCCCCAACGCGCCCAACGAGCCAGGCTTCAGCAAGGCCACCCTTCGACCCGGTGAAACCTATCGCCAGGTCACGCTCTATCGCTTCTCGGAGATCTGA
- a CDS encoding glutathione S-transferase family protein, which yields MSTENTDLTLIVGSKNYSSWSLRPYLALKAAGLPFREVLIPLRTDDTYRHIRLYSPSGTVPVLMHGDIKVWESLAICEYLAELAPEADLWPKDREARAFGRSIANEVHAGFAALRQNMPMDIASDRRHESRAHLVTDQIARISAIWNEARERFGRRGANGAGPFLLGGFSIADAMFAPIATRFRTYGVALDETSQQYCDAVFAAPGFKEWEAAALAETAVFQFDVFQKAD from the coding sequence ATGTCCACTGAGAATACCGACCTGACGCTGATCGTCGGCAGCAAGAACTATTCCTCCTGGTCGCTGCGGCCCTATCTCGCCTTGAAGGCCGCGGGGCTGCCGTTCCGCGAAGTGCTTATTCCCTTGCGCACCGACGATACCTATCGCCACATCCGCCTCTATTCGCCGAGCGGTACGGTGCCGGTGCTCATGCATGGCGATATCAAGGTCTGGGAAAGCCTCGCCATCTGCGAATACCTGGCCGAATTGGCCCCCGAGGCCGACCTGTGGCCCAAGGACCGCGAAGCCCGCGCCTTCGGCCGCTCCATCGCCAATGAGGTGCATGCCGGCTTTGCCGCCTTGCGCCAGAACATGCCGATGGATATCGCCAGCGACCGCCGCCATGAATCGCGTGCCCATCTGGTAACCGATCAGATCGCCCGCATCAGTGCCATCTGGAACGAGGCGCGCGAGCGTTTCGGGCGGCGTGGCGCCAATGGGGCAGGTCCGTTCCTCCTCGGCGGCTTCAGCATCGCCGATGCGATGTTCGCCCCCATCGCCACGCGCTTCCGCACCTATGGCGTGGCCCTCGACGAGACCAGCCAGCAATATTGCGATGCCGTGTTCGCCGCGCCCGGTTTCAAGGAATGGGAAGCGGCGGCCCTCGCCGAGACGGCGGTCTTCCAGTTCGACGTTTTCCAGAAGGCCGATTGA
- a CDS encoding NADPH:quinone oxidoreductase family protein: MRALICDQPNGYESLHLGDIPDPQAGPAEVLIDVAAAGMNFADSLMTAGKYQVKPNPPFVPGLELAGTILGLGAGVTTRKLGERVMAVVDHGAFATRAVAKVADTFAIPEGMAFPEAAGFPIAYGTSYGALVWKARLKAGETLLVHGAAGGVGLTAVEIGKALGARVIATAGGPEKCAISAQHGADDTIDYKTEDVRERVKALTAGRGADVVYDPVGGDIFDASLRAVAWNARLVVIGFAAGTVQQIPANILLVKNVDVLGFYWGSYRTQAPALMAEGFAALAQMAASGKLRPHVSMCLPMSDWRQGFEALLGRRSTGKIVLLPGT; this comes from the coding sequence ATGCGCGCCCTCATCTGCGACCAGCCCAACGGATATGAAAGCCTGCATCTGGGCGACATCCCGGACCCGCAGGCCGGACCGGCTGAGGTGCTGATCGACGTGGCGGCGGCCGGCATGAACTTTGCCGATTCGCTGATGACCGCCGGCAAGTACCAGGTGAAGCCAAATCCGCCTTTCGTGCCTGGGCTGGAACTCGCCGGGACCATCCTTGGCCTCGGTGCCGGCGTCACCACGCGCAAACTGGGCGAGCGGGTCATGGCCGTGGTCGATCACGGCGCCTTCGCAACGCGCGCTGTCGCCAAGGTTGCCGACACCTTCGCCATTCCCGAGGGCATGGCTTTCCCGGAAGCAGCTGGCTTCCCCATCGCCTATGGCACCTCCTATGGCGCGCTGGTGTGGAAGGCGCGCCTCAAAGCGGGTGAGACCCTGCTGGTGCATGGGGCTGCTGGCGGCGTGGGCCTGACCGCAGTCGAGATCGGCAAGGCATTGGGCGCGCGCGTCATTGCCACCGCCGGCGGGCCTGAGAAATGCGCCATCTCCGCCCAGCACGGCGCCGACGACACCATCGACTACAAGACAGAGGACGTGCGGGAACGGGTGAAGGCGCTCACCGCCGGACGCGGCGCCGATGTCGTCTATGACCCGGTCGGCGGCGATATCTTCGATGCCTCGTTGCGGGCGGTTGCCTGGAACGCCCGCCTGGTCGTCATCGGCTTTGCCGCCGGCACGGTGCAGCAGATCCCGGCCAATATCCTGCTGGTGAAGAATGTCGATGTGCTCGGCTTCTATTGGGGCTCGTACCGGACCCAGGCGCCGGCCCTGATGGCGGAAGGCTTCGCGGCGCTGGCCCAGATGGCGGCATCCGGCAAGCTCCGTCCCCATGTCTCCATGTGCCTGCCCATGAGTGATTGGCGCCAGGGTTTCGAGGCCCTGCTGGGGCGGCGATCCACGGGCAAGATCGTGCTTCTGCCAGGAACCTGA
- a CDS encoding 2-dehydro-3-deoxygalactonokinase encodes MAANIACIAVDWGTSNRRAWALGEGGAVLAAKADDQGLLAIKDRAFAQSLRAFAGDWLQGGAPIVMAGMVGSRAGWREAQYLETPVDLTRIGGRLTEITDFTGNAVRIVPGAARNEANGADVMRGEECQMLGALLTRGQRDGVFLLPGTHAKWAILKDGILTDFRTYMTGELFAHLRKGGSLSQVMPGPEEKDVFDGAAFDRGFAAGFATDAPVITHLLFTVRSLSLFARLAPAEAPSYLSGLLIGAEMKDALGWLKVHNAGTTVTAIGSAKLLETYDRAARHGGLSLDRVESDDILPPALFAIAREAGLIRQADGVA; translated from the coding sequence ATGGCAGCGAACATCGCCTGCATCGCCGTCGATTGGGGCACCAGCAACCGCCGCGCCTGGGCGTTGGGCGAAGGTGGCGCGGTTCTCGCCGCCAAGGCCGATGACCAGGGCCTGCTGGCGATCAAGGACCGCGCCTTTGCCCAATCCCTGCGGGCCTTCGCCGGCGATTGGCTGCAGGGTGGTGCGCCCATCGTCATGGCCGGCATGGTCGGCAGCCGCGCCGGCTGGCGCGAGGCGCAGTATCTCGAAACCCCCGTCGATCTGACCAGGATCGGCGGCCGTCTCACCGAGATCACGGACTTTACCGGCAACGCGGTGCGCATCGTGCCGGGTGCCGCCCGCAACGAGGCCAATGGCGCCGACGTGATGCGCGGCGAGGAATGCCAGATGCTGGGCGCCCTCCTCACCCGCGGGCAACGCGACGGCGTCTTCCTGTTGCCCGGGACCCATGCCAAATGGGCGATCCTCAAAGACGGCATCTTGACCGACTTCCGCACCTATATGACCGGCGAGCTATTTGCGCATCTCCGGAAAGGCGGCAGCCTCTCGCAGGTGATGCCGGGGCCGGAAGAAAAGGACGTCTTCGATGGCGCCGCCTTCGATCGCGGATTTGCGGCGGGCTTCGCCACCGACGCGCCGGTCATCACCCATCTTCTCTTCACGGTGCGCTCGCTCTCGCTGTTTGCGCGCCTCGCACCGGCCGAGGCACCCAGCTATCTCTCCGGACTCCTCATCGGTGCCGAGATGAAGGACGCGCTGGGCTGGCTCAAGGTCCACAATGCCGGCACGACGGTCACCGCGATCGGCTCGGCCAAACTGCTCGAAACCTATGACCGCGCCGCCCGTCACGGCGGCCTCTCGCTCGACCGGGTCGAGAGCGACGACATCCTGCCGCCCGCCCTCTTCGCCATCGCGCGCGAAGCGGGCCTCATTCGGCAAGCAGACGGAGTAGCGTGA
- a CDS encoding YkgJ family cysteine cluster protein — protein MSPCQACGACCAYDSSWPRFSLEAEEDLALIPAHLVALDKSGMRSVDNRCTALAGEIGKHVGCTIYGLRPDVCRACQPGDEECNTARAKYGFAPI, from the coding sequence ATCTCGCCCTGCCAGGCCTGCGGTGCGTGCTGCGCCTATGATTCCAGCTGGCCCCGGTTCTCGCTGGAGGCAGAGGAAGATTTGGCGCTGATCCCTGCGCATCTGGTGGCACTGGATAAGAGCGGCATGCGCTCCGTCGACAATCGCTGCACGGCCCTGGCGGGCGAGATCGGCAAGCATGTGGGCTGCACCATCTATGGCCTGCGGCCCGATGTCTGTCGCGCCTGCCAGCCGGGCGATGAAGAATGCAACACCGCCCGGGCGAAGTATGGCTTCGCGCCGATTTAG
- a CDS encoding DUF1127 domain-containing protein: MTQISLFSGSAATSQRSTRLFSNTRLAAATSALGHLGALVIAFQEWQERHRTRRDLMRLSDHQLKDIGLSRFDAEEEFQKPFWQV, encoded by the coding sequence ATGACTCAGATCAGCCTGTTCTCGGGGTCGGCCGCCACATCGCAGCGCAGCACCCGCCTCTTTTCCAACACCCGCCTTGCCGCGGCGACCTCGGCCCTCGGCCATCTCGGCGCCCTGGTGATCGCGTTCCAGGAATGGCAGGAGCGTCACCGCACCCGCCGCGACCTGATGCGCCTCAGCGACCACCAGCTCAAGGATATCGGCCTCAGCCGCTTCGATGCCGAGGAGGAATTCCAGAAGCCTTTCTGGCAGGTGTGA
- a CDS encoding 2-dehydro-3-deoxy-6-phosphogalactonate aldolase, producing MTDLRPWLRDLPLIAILRGITPVDAEGAVETLHAAGWRVIEVPLNSPDALETLKRMVKRAKDLGDNLLIGAGTVLNVSQVDAIAASGAKLMVSPNCVPEVIRAAKAKGLATAPGVATPTEAFAALDAGADALKMFPGELLPPTAVKAWRAVLPPLTLLLPVGGVAPDNIAAYMKAGANGFGIGTSVYKPGMAMAEMAKCATALADAFRNAH from the coding sequence ATGACCGACCTTCGACCCTGGCTCCGCGATCTGCCGCTGATCGCCATCCTGCGCGGCATCACGCCGGTGGATGCCGAGGGCGCCGTCGAGACGCTGCATGCCGCCGGCTGGCGCGTGATCGAGGTGCCGCTGAATTCACCAGATGCGCTGGAAACCTTGAAGCGCATGGTGAAGCGCGCCAAGGATTTGGGCGACAATCTGCTGATCGGTGCCGGCACGGTGCTGAACGTTTCCCAGGTCGATGCCATCGCGGCTTCCGGCGCCAAGTTGATGGTCTCGCCCAATTGCGTGCCCGAAGTCATTCGTGCCGCCAAGGCCAAGGGCCTCGCCACAGCGCCCGGTGTCGCAACCCCGACCGAGGCCTTTGCGGCGCTCGACGCCGGCGCCGATGCCTTGAAGATGTTCCCCGGAGAGCTGCTGCCGCCCACGGCCGTCAAGGCCTGGCGCGCGGTCCTGCCGCCCCTGACCCTGCTGCTGCCAGTGGGCGGTGTCGCCCCCGACAACATCGCTGCCTATATGAAGGCCGGTGCCAACGGCTTTGGCATCGGCACGTCGGTCTACAAGCCCGGCATGGCGATGGCCGAAATGGCAAAGTGCGCCACGGCCCTGGCCGACGCCTTCCGCAACGCCCATTGA
- a CDS encoding class I SAM-dependent methyltransferase yields MLKDSRLLFKLWLKNPRSIGAVAVSGSELAAAMARQIPKNLTGHVVELGGGTGAVTRAILASGVAADRLVVIERDPMLHKHLVERFPGVKVLLGDALHLPSLLKRHNIAPVAAIVSSLPLLSLKKSIQLRIGAQAFAVLEPGAPLIQFTYGLFSPLPRNRLGIVGEVEERVLQNLPPASVWRYVRPAGQLTRNHGRAKLDHAA; encoded by the coding sequence ATGCTTAAAGACTCTCGCCTGCTGTTCAAGTTGTGGCTGAAGAACCCGCGCAGCATCGGGGCGGTCGCCGTGTCCGGCTCCGAACTGGCGGCCGCGATGGCGCGCCAGATCCCGAAAAACCTCACCGGCCATGTCGTCGAACTGGGTGGCGGCACCGGTGCCGTGACGCGGGCGATTCTCGCTTCGGGGGTGGCAGCGGACCGGCTGGTGGTGATCGAACGCGACCCCATGCTGCACAAGCATCTGGTCGAACGCTTTCCCGGCGTCAAAGTCCTGTTGGGCGATGCCTTGCATCTGCCCTCGCTGCTGAAACGGCATAATATCGCGCCGGTCGCGGCCATCGTCTCCAGCCTGCCGCTGCTCTCGCTGAAGAAATCGATCCAGCTGCGCATCGGCGCGCAGGCCTTTGCCGTGCTGGAGCCGGGCGCGCCGCTTATCCAGTTCACCTACGGCCTCTTCTCGCCGCTGCCGAGGAATCGCCTGGGCATCGTCGGCGAGGTCGAGGAACGCGTCCTCCAGAACCTGCCGCCGGCAAGTGTGTGGCGCTATGTCCGCCCCGCCGGCCAACTCACCCGCAATCACGGACGCGCCAAGCTCGACCACGCCGCCTAG
- the araD1 gene encoding AraD1 family protein produces the protein MRLIQFSRNGQRGVARIEGAKAITVPNAASVIDLAQSALVGNIKSLANEVIGRGDGEVLDYAALIAANALLTPVDHPDPAHCLVTGTGLTHLGSADTRDKMHQNVAGAAETLTDSMKMFKMGLEGGKPKGDQPGVQPEWFYKGDGACIAKPGAALEFPAFALDGGEEPEVAGIYLNAPDGQPWRLGFAIGNEYSDHVTEKQNYLYLAHSKLRACSFGPELLLGDLPESVEGESRIYRDGKLLWKKAFVSGEKNMSHTIANLEFHHFKYRQFRRPGDLHIHFFGTATLSVGDGIVTQPGDVFEIEAPAFGAPLRNPLGARANDEFLIGGVKTL, from the coding sequence ATGCGTCTCATCCAGTTCAGCCGCAACGGCCAGCGCGGCGTCGCGCGCATCGAAGGTGCCAAGGCCATCACGGTCCCCAATGCCGCCAGCGTCATCGATCTTGCGCAATCGGCCCTGGTCGGCAACATCAAGAGCCTCGCCAATGAAGTCATCGGCCGTGGCGATGGCGAGGTGCTGGATTACGCGGCCCTCATCGCCGCCAATGCCCTCCTCACCCCTGTCGACCATCCGGACCCGGCACACTGCCTGGTGACCGGTACCGGCCTCACCCATCTCGGTTCCGCCGACACGCGCGACAAGATGCACCAGAATGTGGCTGGCGCCGCCGAGACCCTCACGGACTCGATGAAGATGTTCAAGATGGGTCTCGAGGGTGGCAAGCCCAAAGGCGATCAGCCCGGCGTGCAGCCGGAATGGTTCTATAAGGGCGACGGCGCCTGTATCGCCAAACCCGGCGCGGCGCTGGAATTCCCCGCCTTCGCGCTGGATGGCGGCGAGGAACCGGAAGTAGCCGGCATCTATCTCAATGCGCCGGACGGCCAGCCCTGGCGTTTAGGGTTCGCCATCGGCAACGAATATTCCGACCACGTGACCGAAAAGCAGAACTATCTCTATCTCGCGCATTCAAAGCTGCGTGCCTGTTCCTTCGGTCCGGAATTGCTGCTGGGCGACCTGCCTGAGAGCGTCGAGGGCGAAAGCCGCATCTATCGCGACGGCAAGCTGCTGTGGAAGAAAGCGTTTGTGAGCGGCGAGAAGAACATGTCGCACACCATCGCCAATCTCGAATTCCACCATTTCAAATATCGCCAGTTCCGCCGCCCGGGCGATCTTCACATCCATTTCTTCGGCACGGCGACCTTGTCGGTGGGCGACGGCATCGTGACGCAGCCCGGCGACGTGTTCGAGATCGAGGCGCCGGCCTTCGGTGCGCCCTTGCGCAACCCGCTGGGCGCCCGCGCCAATGACGAATTCCTCATCGGCGGCGTGAAGACGCTCTGA
- a CDS encoding transcriptional regulator GcvA: MRLPPLKAVRYFECAARHLSFTKAADELNVTHSAISHQIKALEEWLGISLFERGARSLSLTEAGRRYLPPVRAAFHQLAEASAEMRLFPGGGPLTVSALPSLASKWLVPRLYDFQARHPEIEVRISATDRLDPVGEGDVDIGIRYGRGTWPGVETELLLQDEVFPVCSPSIINGDQPLREPRDLARFSLISDMDWRRAQFDFWPRWLAAAGVPDLEMKTNLTFNYSNLMIQAAIDGLGIALGNTMLAGDDLKTGRLVQPFPQTVVLETGYYLIYGKGAMRQAKVKAFRDWIVAQMAAFLEKVDGVGTTPVKEGVQ; the protein is encoded by the coding sequence ATGCGCCTGCCACCGTTGAAAGCCGTTCGCTATTTCGAATGCGCAGCCCGGCATTTGAGCTTCACCAAGGCCGCTGACGAGCTCAACGTCACCCACAGCGCCATCAGCCACCAGATCAAGGCGCTGGAGGAATGGCTGGGGATCAGCCTGTTCGAGCGCGGCGCCCGCTCCCTGTCGCTGACCGAGGCCGGCCGCCGCTATCTCCCGCCCGTCCGGGCCGCCTTCCATCAACTGGCCGAAGCCTCGGCCGAAATGCGTCTTTTCCCCGGCGGCGGGCCGCTCACCGTCAGCGCCCTCCCCTCGCTCGCCTCGAAATGGCTGGTGCCGCGTCTTTATGACTTCCAGGCACGCCACCCGGAGATCGAGGTGCGTATTTCCGCAACCGACCGTCTCGACCCCGTGGGCGAGGGCGATGTCGATATCGGCATCCGTTATGGCCGCGGCACCTGGCCCGGGGTCGAAACCGAATTGCTGCTGCAGGACGAGGTCTTCCCGGTCTGTTCGCCCAGCATCATCAATGGCGATCAGCCCTTGCGCGAGCCACGCGACCTTGCGCGCTTCTCGCTCATCTCGGACATGGATTGGCGGCGCGCGCAGTTCGATTTCTGGCCGCGCTGGCTGGCGGCGGCAGGTGTCCCCGATCTTGAGATGAAGACCAACCTCACCTTCAACTATTCGAATCTGATGATCCAGGCGGCGATCGACGGGCTCGGCATCGCGCTCGGCAACACCATGCTGGCCGGGGATGATCTGAAGACCGGCCGGCTCGTCCAACCTTTCCCGCAGACGGTGGTGCTGGAGACGGGCTATTATCTCATCTATGGCAAGGGCGCGATGCGCCAGGCCAAGGTCAAGGCCTTCCGCGACTGGATCGTCGCACAGATGGCAGCCTTCCTGGAAAAAGTCGACGGTGTGGGGACGACACCGGTCAAAGAAGGGGTTCAATAA
- the mmsB gene encoding multiple monosaccharide ABC transporter permease has protein sequence MSQVSATDEMHATTSLSRFIKSNIREYGMLLSLILIMVFFQITTDGILFRPVNLTNLILQNSYIVIMALGMLLVIVAGHIDLSVGSVVGFIGAVAAVLMVQFHVHFLITAVLCLVLAGAIGAGQGYFIAYLKIPSFIVTLAGMLVFKGLALYILHGQSVGPFPKEFQLLSSGFLPSFAPEGFNTLSLLIGIVVTALVIYFNFRDRQNQSKHGTAEEPTLFFIGRNLLIAAGFVLFSYLLASYKGLPNVLIVMFALIVLYAFVTSSTTIGRRIYALGGNEKAARLSGIRTERLTFLTFTNMGVLAGLAGLIFAARLNTATPKAGLGFELDVIAAVFIGGASASGGVGKIIGAVIGAFIMGVMNNGMSILGIGIDLQQVIKGLVLLAAVCIDVYYKKKS, from the coding sequence ATGAGCCAAGTTAGCGCCACCGACGAGATGCATGCGACGACCAGCCTGTCGCGCTTCATCAAAAGCAATATCCGCGAATACGGCATGCTGCTGTCGCTGATCCTGATCATGGTGTTTTTCCAGATCACAACCGACGGCATCCTGTTCAGGCCGGTCAACCTCACCAACCTCATTCTGCAGAACAGCTATATCGTCATCATGGCGCTCGGCATGCTGCTGGTGATCGTGGCGGGCCATATCGACCTCTCGGTCGGATCGGTCGTCGGCTTCATCGGTGCCGTCGCCGCGGTGCTGATGGTCCAGTTCCATGTGCATTTCCTCATCACCGCGGTGCTCTGTCTGGTGCTGGCGGGTGCCATCGGTGCGGGACAGGGCTATTTCATTGCCTATCTGAAGATTCCCTCGTTCATCGTGACGCTCGCCGGCATGCTCGTCTTCAAGGGCCTGGCGCTCTACATCCTTCATGGCCAGTCGGTTGGTCCCTTCCCTAAGGAATTCCAGCTGCTGAGCTCGGGCTTCCTGCCCAGCTTCGCGCCCGAAGGCTTCAACACGCTCTCGCTGCTCATCGGTATCGTCGTCACGGCGCTGGTCATCTATTTCAATTTCCGCGACCGCCAGAACCAGTCGAAACATGGCACGGCGGAGGAGCCGACCCTGTTCTTCATCGGCCGCAACCTGCTGATCGCCGCCGGCTTCGTGCTCTTCTCCTATCTGCTGGCCTCCTATAAGGGCCTGCCGAACGTGCTCATCGTCATGTTCGCCCTCATCGTGCTCTATGCCTTCGTCACGTCCTCGACGACGATCGGCCGGCGCATCTATGCGCTGGGTGGCAACGAGAAGGCAGCGCGCTTGTCCGGCATTCGCACTGAGCGCCTGACCTTCCTCACCTTCACCAATATGGGCGTCCTTGCCGGTCTTGCCGGCCTCATCTTCGCCGCCCGCCTCAACACGGCGACGCCGAAAGCGGGTCTCGGCTTCGAGCTCGACGTCATCGCCGCGGTCTTCATCGGCGGCGCCTCGGCCTCCGGCGGTGTCGGCAAAATCATCGGTGCCGTCATCGGTGCCTTCATCATGGGCGTCATGAACAACGGCATGTCGATCTTAGGGATCGGCATCGATCTGCAGCAGGTCATCAAGGGCCTGGTGCTGCTGGCCGCCGTCTGCATCGACGTCTACTACAAGAAGAAATCGTAA
- a CDS encoding DinB family protein codes for MKSYFDSLARYNRWANRRFYDAVASLSADEIAAPRIGFFPSLLKTLNHLVVTDRIWLSRLTATPDTEAKALDQIIAADFADLSAQRAALDARIVDFVQGLAPARLSETLVYKTMAGMPYETPVNMVLAHMFNHQTHHRGQAHGMLSGTTVPPPSLDMIVFLREEAAG; via the coding sequence ATGAAAAGCTATTTCGACAGCCTCGCCCGCTATAACCGTTGGGCCAATCGCCGCTTCTATGACGCGGTCGCCAGCCTTTCCGCCGATGAGATCGCGGCGCCGCGCATCGGTTTCTTTCCCTCGCTCCTGAAAACGCTCAACCACCTCGTCGTGACCGACCGCATATGGCTGTCGCGTCTCACCGCGACACCGGACACGGAGGCCAAGGCGCTCGACCAGATCATCGCCGCCGATTTTGCCGATCTTTCCGCCCAGCGTGCGGCGTTAGACGCGCGCATCGTCGACTTTGTGCAAGGTCTCGCCCCGGCCCGGCTCAGCGAAACCCTGGTCTACAAGACGATGGCCGGTATGCCATATGAAACGCCGGTCAATATGGTGCTGGCGCATATGTTCAACCACCAGACCCATCATCGCGGGCAAGCGCATGGCATGCTGTCGGGGACGACAGTGCCGCCACCCTCGCTCGATATGATCGTGTTCCTGCGCGAGGAAGCGGCGGGCTGA
- a CDS encoding leucyl aminopeptidase family protein yields MLDHLVARSPKAHTIQPLSTKGLEAWSKAQPASVQNWIKASGFKGKPGSFLLLPDAVSFLAGVEEGIDRWSLANLPATLPAGTYQLIEDDLSPAQASAHAFAWAMGCYRFARYRSDTKTFASLVWPQGADRAAVERSVRAIGLGRDLINTPAEHMGPADLAKAVEKVARAHKARFSVIVGDQLLKQNYPTIHAVGRAAAADRQPRLIDLTWKGPGGDKGPYLVLVGKGVCFDTGGLDIKPRGGMMMMKKDMGGAASVLALAQMIMEAKLPLRLRLMIPAVENSVSGASIRPLDVVKTRKGITVEINDTDAEGRLILADALADADTQKPDLMIDMATLTGAARVALGPDVPALFANDDETAEDLLRHARAEGDPLWRLPLWKPYRRMLDSKVADIANCEPGSFGGAITAALYLAEFVSEKTKWLHIDTYGWTSGLGAGRPEGGEPLGIRGLFAFIDDWLRRATKSPLLPSRAAPRAKPGVRAAAKRALPRPRPRR; encoded by the coding sequence TTGCTCGATCATCTCGTCGCGCGGAGCCCCAAGGCCCACACAATTCAACCGCTGAGCACCAAGGGGCTTGAGGCTTGGAGCAAGGCGCAGCCGGCATCCGTGCAGAACTGGATCAAGGCATCGGGCTTCAAGGGGAAGCCCGGCAGCTTCCTGCTGCTCCCCGATGCGGTGAGTTTCCTCGCTGGTGTCGAGGAAGGCATCGACCGCTGGTCGCTCGCCAATCTGCCGGCGACCTTGCCCGCCGGCACCTATCAGTTGATCGAGGACGATCTGTCGCCGGCGCAGGCCAGCGCCCATGCCTTCGCCTGGGCCATGGGCTGCTATCGCTTTGCGCGCTATCGCTCGGATACCAAGACCTTTGCCAGCCTGGTCTGGCCGCAGGGCGCCGACCGCGCCGCCGTCGAGCGCAGCGTACGCGCCATCGGGCTTGGCCGCGACCTCATCAACACGCCGGCCGAACATATGGGCCCGGCGGATCTCGCCAAGGCGGTGGAAAAGGTCGCCAGGGCCCACAAGGCCAGGTTCTCGGTCATCGTCGGCGACCAGCTCCTCAAGCAGAACTATCCGACCATCCATGCCGTCGGCCGGGCTGCGGCCGCCGATCGCCAGCCGCGCCTCATCGACCTCACCTGGAAGGGTCCGGGCGGCGACAAAGGCCCCTATCTGGTCCTGGTCGGCAAAGGCGTGTGCTTTGACACCGGTGGCCTCGATATCAAGCCGCGCGGCGGCATGATGATGATGAAGAAGGATATGGGCGGTGCCGCGTCGGTGCTCGCTTTGGCGCAGATGATCATGGAAGCCAAGCTGCCCTTGCGCCTGCGCCTCATGATCCCGGCGGTCGAGAACTCGGTTTCGGGGGCCTCCATCCGCCCGCTCGACGTGGTGAAGACCCGCAAGGGGATCACGGTCGAAATCAACGATACCGATGCCGAAGGCCGCCTGATCCTGGCCGACGCCCTGGCCGATGCCGACACGCAGAAGCCGGATTTGATGATCGACATGGCGACCCTCACGGGTGCCGCGCGCGTGGCGCTCGGCCCCGATGTGCCGGCGCTCTTTGCCAATGATGACGAAACGGCCGAGGACCTCTTGCGCCATGCCCGGGCCGAGGGCGATCCGCTGTGGCGCCTGCCACTGTGGAAGCCCTATCGCCGCATGCTCGACAGCAAGGTGGCCGACATCGCCAATTGCGAGCCCGGCAGCTTCGGCGGCGCCATTACGGCGGCGCTCTACTTGGCCGAATTCGTCTCGGAAAAGACCAAGTGGCTCCATATCGACACCTATGGCTGGACCTCAGGCCTTGGCGCCGGCCGGCCGGAAGGGGGTGAGCCCTTAGGGATCCGCGGTCTCTTTGCCTTCATCGACGACTGGCTGAGGCGCGCCACCAAATCGCCGCTGCTGCCCAGCCGGGCCGCACCCAGGGCAAAGCCCGGTGTGCGGGCGGCCGCGAAGCGCGCCTTGCCGCGCCCGCGCCCGCGTCGCTGA